From the genome of Triticum aestivum cultivar Chinese Spring chromosome 3B, IWGSC CS RefSeq v2.1, whole genome shotgun sequence, one region includes:
- the LOC123065833 gene encoding probable glycerol-3-phosphate acyltransferase 3 translates to MAKKKLPQRLISTLLSLIFHGGPRLSSSKGTAFPSSLLQRQYPPMASDRLAAARTLVVDVDGGLLRSSHSGLFPYFMLVALEAGGLLRGAVLLLLYPLLCCVGIGGDLALRVMAMAAFCGLQESRFRAGRAVLPKWFMEDVAIEAFEAMRGAKRRVCVTNMPRVMVEGLLREYLGADVVVGRRMKVLCGFYTGLMEEEEVALEKKIMLESDAVGLSGSLEFLQHPLSNCCKEVYHVTQEDKARWQALPRAKYPKAMVFHDGRLAFRPTAGSTLAMFMWLPIGAALGAARLAVALTVPYRYSTPILAGTGMSWRLKGERPGPPPGHGRGRGQLFVCNHRTLIDPVYVSVALDRQVRAVSYSLSRLSELISPIGRTVRLTRDRDSDGRAMARLLDRGDLVVVCPEGTTCREPYLLRFSPLFAELSDDVVPVGIAVDTAMFYATTAGGFKCLDPLYYIVNPRMCYTVQFLERVRTTAAVGREVPSTDLANLVQRKMGEALGYGCTMLTRKDKYLMLAGNDGVVRASDKCSAPPEGRRAH, encoded by the exons ATGGCCAAGAAGAAGCTGCCGCAGAGGCTCATCTCCACCTTGCTCTCCCTCATCTTCCACGGGGGGCCACGGCTCTCAAGCAGCAAGGGCACCGCGTTCCCATCCTCGCTGCTGCAGCGACAGTACCCTCCCATGGCGAGTGACAGGCTCGCCGCCGCGCGAACCCTCGTCGTCGACGTCGACGGCGGCCTCCTCCGCTCGTCACACTCCGGCCTCTTCCCCTACTTCATGCTCGTGGCGCTGGAGGCGGGAGGGCTCCTGCGAGGCGCCGTGCTCCTGCTCCTCTACCCTCTGCTCTGCTGCGTGGGCATCGGCGGCGACCTGGCGCTGAGGGTCATGGCCATGGCGGCCTTCTGCGGCCTCCAGGAGAGCCGGTTCCGCGCCGGCCGCGCCGTGTTGCCCAAGTGGTTCATGGAGGACGTGGCCATCGAAGCGTTCGAGGCGATGAGAGGCGCCAAGAGGAGGGTCTGCGTGACCAATATGCCCAGGGTGATGGTGGAGGGGCTCCTGAGGGAATATCTCGGGGCGGACGTGGTAGTCGGCAGGCGGATGAAGGTGCTCTGTGGGTTCTACACCGGtctcatggaggaggaggaggtggcgttGGAGAAGAAGATCATGCTGGAGAGTGATGCTGTGGGCCTCTCTGGCTCCTTGGAGTTTCTCCAACATCCTCTTTCAAATTGTTGCAAG GAGGTCTACCACGTGACACAGGAGGACAAGGCCAGGTGGCAAGCGCTGCCAAGGGCCAAGTACCCGAAGGCCATGGTGTTCCACGACGGCCGGCTCGCGTTCCGGCCAACCGCCGGCAGCACGCTGGCCATGTTCATGTGGCTCCCTATCGGCGCCGCTCTGGGTGCCGCCCGTCTCGCCGTCGCGCTCACCGTGCCGTACAGGTACTCTACGCCCATCCTGGCGGGCACCGGCATGTCGTGGCGGCTCAAGGGGGAGCGGCCGGGTCCCCCGCCTGGCCACGGCCGCGGCCGCGGGCAGCTGTTCGTGTGCAACCACCGCACGCTCATCGACCCGGTGTACGTCTCGGTGGCGCTGGACCGGCAGGTGCGCGCCGTGTCGTACAGCCTCAGCCGGCTGTCGGAGCTCATCTCGCCGATCGGCCGCACCGTGCGGCTGACGCGCGACCGCGACAGCGACGGCCGTGCCATGGCGCGCCTCCTGGACCGCGGCGACCTCGTCGTCGTCTGCCCCGAGGGCACCACCTGCCGTGAGCCGTACCTGCTGCGGTTCAGCCCGCTGTTCGCCGAGCTCAGCGACGACGTTGTCCCGGTCGGCATCGCCGTCGATACGGCCATGTTCTACGCGACGACGGCGGGCGGGTTCAAGTGCCTCGACCCGCTCTACTACATTGTGAACCCGAGGATGTGCTACACAGTGCAGTTCCTGGAGCGGGTGCGCACGACGGCGGCGGTGGGGAGGGAGGTGCCTAGCACCGACTTGGCCAACCTCGTGCAGAGGAAGATGGGGGAAGCTCTCGGCTACGGATGCACCATGCTCACAAGGAAGGACAAGTACCTCATGCTCGCCGGCAACGATGGCGTCGTCAGAGCCAGCGACAAATGCTCTGCTCCTCCTGAAGGGAGAAGAGCTCATTAG
- the LOC123071189 gene encoding WAT1-related protein At1g09380: MDVAAVDKKKKVLLAEGLLLPVSMVLVQAFTMGTLILSKLAFNVGMAPFVLLAYRNLIGAITVAPFAFYFEREMMKKVNLKVWGWISINALFGIVLAMGLHYYGLRATNAAYTVNFLNVIPVVTFIIAIILRVERLKIGTCPGKMKVIGAAICVGGTMVISMYKGKLLHLWPTHLLKPQLQSVGAASSVPDHHNMLIGTLFLAGSCLSYAFWFIIQVRVSKEFPSKYFSTMLACVSGTVQAVVIGVMLDRRPMAWALNWNLQLLTVVYSGVFNTGITFCLISWAMSRRGPIYPSMFNSLSLIITTVLDSVLLGTDVSVGSLLGALLIIIGLYAFLWGKGKETQEQRKQTREAANGNGSAAGNGLDSVQVGKHEVRIRVEVS, from the exons ATGGATGTCGCCGCTGTGGACAAGAAGAAGAAGGTGCTGCTGGCGGAGGGGCTGTTGCTCCCGGTGAGCATGGTGCTGGTGCAGGCCTTCACCATGGGAACCCTCATCCTgtccaagcttgccttcaacgtcGGTATGGCGCCTTTTGTCCTCCTCGCCTACCGCAACCTCATCGGTGCCATCACCGTTGCACCCTTCGCCTTCTACTTTGAGAG GGAGATGATGAAAAAGGTGAACTTGAAGGTATGGGGCTGGATCTCCATCAACGCTTTGTTTGG AATTGTGCTAGCAATGGGACTGCACTACTACGGCCTGCGCGCCACCAATGCGGCCTACACTGTCAATTTCCTTAATGTGATCCCTGTTGTCACCTTTATCATTGCTATAATACTCCG AGTAGAGCGGCTGAAGATTGGCACATGCCCAGGCAAGATGAAGGTCATCGGTGCGGCGATTTGCGTGGGGGGGACCATGGTGATCAGCATGTACAAAGGCAAGCTGCTGCATCTCTGGCCTACCCACCTGCTGAAACCGCAGCTGCAGTCGGTTGGTGCGGCATCCTCTGTCCCTGACCACCACAACATGCTCATCGGCACACTGTTCTTAGCCGGCAGCTGCCTCAGCTACGCCTTCTGGTTCATCATACAG GTTCGAGTGTCCAAGGAGTTTCCGTCCAAGTACTTCTCGACAATGCTGGCGTGTGTGTCGGGGACCGTGCAAGCGGTGGTGATCGGGGTCATGCTCGACAGGCGTCCAATGGCATGGGCGCTCAATTGGAATCTGCAGCTGCTCACCGTCGTTTACTCG GGGGTGTTCAACACTGGCATCACCTTTTGCTTGATCTCGTGGGCCATGTCTCGTCGCGGGCCAATATATCCTTCCATGTTCAACTCGCTGTCGCTGATAATCACCACGGTCCTTGATTCGGTGCTGCTTGGGACCGATGTGTCTGTGGGGAG CTTGCTGGGAGCGCTGCTGATCATCATCGGGCTGTACGCATTCCTCTGGGGGAAAGGGAAGGAAACGCAAGAGCAGCGCAAGCAAACCAGAGAGGCGGCGAACGGAAACGGGAGCGCGGCGGGTAATGGGCTGGACAGCGTGCAGGTTGGGAAGCACGAGGTGCGAATTCGCGTGGAAGTGAGCTAG